A genomic window from Bdellovibrio sp. SKB1291214 includes:
- a CDS encoding (2Fe-2S) ferredoxin domain-containing protein yields MIRKEENPWSDAVVMICTKCGKSISGMKEANVADFLKMYYKKSLKESGDGKKIRVVTSSCLDICIDEFQAITVASNDKTESFIMHPEKDREAFLELLREKL; encoded by the coding sequence ATGATTCGCAAAGAAGAAAATCCTTGGAGTGATGCCGTTGTGATGATTTGCACTAAGTGTGGTAAATCAATTTCGGGTATGAAAGAAGCGAACGTCGCAGATTTTTTAAAGATGTATTATAAGAAAAGCCTGAAGGAAAGCGGTGACGGGAAAAAAATTCGCGTAGTGACTTCGAGTTGCTTGGATATTTGCATTGATGAGTTTCAGGCGATCACCGTTGCGTCTAACGACAAAACAGAAAGCTTCATCATGCATCCTGAAAAGGATCGTGAAGCTTTCTTAGAGCTTTTGAGAGAAAAGCTCTAA
- a CDS encoding AMP-binding protein — protein sequence MAETQLSTALYSDDNLILLNPRWPLADFKTLQNLAEKAQQERGLKSHVWIATSGSTAESASTTKLVALSKNALRASANSVNKHLQATDQDVWTQVLPHFHVGGFGIEVRAMLSGARVVPALKDARWDADHFYNILVTEKCTLSALVPTQVFDLIERGYKSPGHLRAVVVGGGALEVSLYDRGRALGWPLLPSYGMTETASQIATAKLDSLKDSVYPEIELLSHAQARSNAEGFLEVTAESLFTCYAQNTSEGIKHWDPKVGNWFTTEDRGEVQGQALKISGRSKDYIKIGGEGTNVARLRALLEQAVLDLDPQWAMQVTLLDMPSERLGSEIHMVSTLSEDMSAKIAESYSAKVLPFEKIRKTHTVSSIPRSDLGKILWQQLKKLL from the coding sequence ATGGCAGAAACTCAATTAAGCACGGCGCTTTATTCCGACGACAATCTGATATTACTAAATCCGCGATGGCCTTTAGCAGATTTTAAAACGCTTCAAAATCTTGCTGAAAAAGCGCAACAAGAGCGTGGTTTAAAAAGCCATGTGTGGATCGCGACATCGGGCTCCACGGCGGAGTCTGCAAGTACGACGAAGCTAGTGGCTTTATCTAAAAACGCGTTGAGGGCTTCGGCGAATTCCGTAAATAAGCATTTGCAAGCAACGGATCAAGATGTGTGGACGCAAGTTCTGCCACATTTTCATGTGGGCGGATTTGGAATTGAAGTTCGCGCGATGTTATCAGGGGCTCGTGTGGTTCCGGCGCTTAAAGATGCGCGTTGGGATGCGGATCATTTCTATAATATCTTGGTGACAGAGAAATGCACACTCTCTGCTTTGGTCCCGACTCAGGTTTTTGATTTAATCGAGCGTGGCTATAAATCGCCCGGTCATTTACGAGCTGTTGTTGTCGGCGGGGGAGCTTTAGAGGTTTCGTTATATGACCGCGGTCGTGCGTTGGGTTGGCCGCTTTTGCCAAGCTATGGAATGACCGAAACGGCTTCGCAAATAGCGACTGCCAAATTAGACTCCTTGAAAGACTCTGTTTATCCTGAAATTGAATTGCTGTCTCATGCGCAGGCCAGATCGAATGCCGAAGGTTTTTTGGAAGTCACCGCGGAGTCATTGTTCACGTGTTATGCGCAAAACACCTCTGAAGGCATAAAACACTGGGATCCTAAGGTTGGAAACTGGTTCACGACAGAAGATCGCGGTGAAGTGCAAGGTCAGGCCTTAAAAATTTCAGGCAGAAGCAAGGACTACATTAAAATTGGCGGCGAGGGTACAAATGTCGCCAGACTGCGGGCGCTTCTTGAACAAGCCGTATTAGACCTTGATCCGCAGTGGGCAATGCAAGTGACGCTCTTAGATATGCCCTCAGAGCGATTAGGCTCGGAAATTCATATGGTTAGTACCTTATCTGAAGACATGAGCGCGAAGATTGCAGAATCGTATAGTGCAAAAGTTTTGCCGTTTGAAAAAATAAGAAAGACCCATACTGTGTCGAGTATTCCGCGCAGTGACCTGGGTAAGATTTTATGGCAGCAGCTAAAGAAATTATTGTAG
- the menC gene encoding o-succinylbenzoate synthase MenC: MIKLSYYEYTLTPFTTLNAVSAGLPRRGALIKVEWPQGFVGYGDLHPWPELGDTPLDEQLAALKKGKISPQVEQTIWLARKDANLRKKGKTILTTGEKVRNNFLISNSAEIIPGFLDELKRQSFSTIKLKVGRDLEAEALAITRMAAAGFKIRLDFNGTGSWQTFERFFSGLSAQEKVWIEYVEDPFPYDAEMWADAKKLVKIALDAPYEKVAWDTMTKAPFDILVIKPAKMDVDKAIERCKKFGLKAVVTSYMDHPVGSFGALAVAMELKELYPNMMLDAGCMTYRSYQLDQFAAAINTTGPFFANIKGTGIGFDLILRDLPWQKLN; the protein is encoded by the coding sequence TTGATTAAACTTAGCTACTACGAATACACGCTCACTCCTTTTACAACTTTGAATGCAGTCAGCGCAGGCCTTCCTCGCCGCGGAGCTTTGATCAAAGTGGAGTGGCCGCAAGGATTCGTGGGCTATGGTGATTTGCATCCTTGGCCAGAGTTGGGCGATACGCCGTTGGATGAGCAGTTGGCAGCCCTTAAAAAAGGAAAAATCTCTCCGCAAGTGGAGCAGACGATTTGGTTGGCTCGCAAAGATGCGAACCTTCGAAAAAAAGGAAAAACAATTCTGACAACTGGAGAGAAAGTTCGTAATAACTTTCTGATTTCAAATTCCGCAGAAATCATTCCGGGTTTTCTTGATGAATTAAAACGCCAAAGTTTTTCGACAATTAAACTGAAAGTCGGTCGCGATCTTGAGGCTGAAGCTCTTGCAATCACTCGCATGGCGGCAGCGGGTTTTAAAATTCGTTTGGATTTTAATGGCACAGGCAGCTGGCAGACCTTCGAGCGATTCTTTAGCGGTCTTTCTGCTCAGGAAAAAGTTTGGATTGAATACGTCGAAGATCCATTTCCCTACGATGCTGAGATGTGGGCAGATGCTAAGAAGCTTGTGAAAATCGCCTTGGATGCTCCCTATGAAAAAGTTGCTTGGGATACTATGACTAAGGCACCGTTCGATATTTTGGTTATCAAGCCAGCAAAAATGGATGTTGATAAGGCGATCGAGCGCTGTAAGAAATTTGGTTTAAAAGCTGTTGTTACAAGTTATATGGATCACCCCGTCGGGTCATTTGGTGCCTTGGCGGTGGCGATGGAATTGAAAGAGCTCTATCCAAATATGATGTTGGATGCGGGGTGTATGACTTATCGTTCCTACCAATTAGACCAATTTGCGGCGGCAATCAATACCACGGGTCCTTTCTTTGCCAATATCAAAGGTACTGGAATTGGCTTTGATCTGATCTTAAGAGATTTGCCATGGCAGAAACTCAATTAA
- the menA gene encoding 1,4-dihydroxy-2-naphthoate octaprenyltransferase produces MSQIKSVLLAFRPKTLTAALVPCLAATALVKAIGLSWDGHVLFYALAASFLIQIGTNLVNDAVDFKKGADTEKRIGPQRITQAGILTGNQVMALGSLCFALAIACGIPLVMKGGMVIVAIGIASVLMGYSYTAGPFPLAYLGLGDLFVILFFGLLAVMGMVFLNTGDWMIEAFVLGLQIGFHATALIAVNNLRDHAGDRLVNKKTLAVRFGVKFSRYEIAAMAFLPFVLNLYWWFEGYKIPAIVSLFALPLAVKLTKNVFKTEPGPVYNKFLGQAAGLHLVFGLLITLGFAL; encoded by the coding sequence ATGAGTCAAATTAAGAGTGTTCTTTTAGCTTTCCGACCTAAAACCCTCACTGCGGCTTTGGTGCCATGCCTGGCTGCGACTGCGTTGGTGAAAGCCATCGGTCTTTCCTGGGATGGGCATGTTTTATTTTATGCCTTGGCAGCTTCCTTCCTTATCCAAATCGGTACGAATTTAGTGAACGATGCGGTGGATTTCAAAAAAGGTGCTGATACTGAAAAACGTATTGGTCCTCAGCGCATCACGCAGGCCGGAATTTTGACCGGCAATCAAGTGATGGCTTTGGGCTCTTTGTGTTTCGCTTTGGCCATCGCTTGCGGCATTCCGCTCGTAATGAAGGGTGGGATGGTGATCGTGGCGATCGGTATTGCCTCGGTTTTGATGGGTTACTCTTACACCGCGGGTCCGTTCCCCTTGGCATACTTGGGATTGGGTGATCTGTTTGTGATCTTATTTTTTGGTTTGCTGGCGGTCATGGGAATGGTGTTCCTAAATACTGGTGACTGGATGATTGAAGCTTTTGTTTTGGGCTTGCAAATCGGTTTCCATGCGACGGCTTTGATAGCAGTGAACAACTTGCGTGATCATGCGGGCGACCGTTTAGTGAACAAAAAGACCTTGGCTGTCCGCTTTGGGGTGAAGTTTTCTCGTTACGAAATCGCTGCGATGGCTTTCTTGCCATTTGTCTTAAACCTTTACTGGTGGTTTGAAGGGTATAAAATCCCAGCTATCGTTTCGTTATTTGCGCTTCCGTTGGCGGTTAAGCTTACAAAAAATGTTTTCAAAACGGAACCGGGACCTGTTTATAATAAGTTCTTGGGTCAAGCAGCAGGGTTGCACTTGGTCTTTGGACTTTTAATCACCCTAGGATTTGCACTTTGA